Proteins encoded within one genomic window of Blattabacterium cuenoti:
- the ftsA gene encoding cell division protein FtsA produces the protein MEYQDIAIGLDVGTTKIVAMVGRRNEYNKVEILGIGRSKSIGVHIGVVNNITQTIEAIREAVSEAEHSSGLKIKEVVVGIAGQHIRSLQHNDYITRLDFENVINQKDIQKLIDQVHQLVMLPGEEIIHVLPQEYKVDSQAEIVEPIGMYGSRLEANFHVVVGQISSIRNIGRCVKAAGLNLAGMTLEPLASAEAVLNMEEREAGVALVDIGGGTTDIAIFKDNIIRHTAVIPFGGNVITENIKTDCLIIERQAELLKIKFGSAWPGENKETEIVCIPGLRGRDPKEISLKRLSQIIHTRVCEILEQVNIEIKNYGNEEQKKRLIAGLVMTGGGSQLKHIRPLTEYITGMDVRVGYSNEHIAGGENGMISNPEYATSIGLVIKGLEDNKICTEMISRYDEENSYEFFPISNRRSNYNKDSFQKKKKNKKKSKSFLEIWADKFRQILNDTE, from the coding sequence ATGGAATATCAAGATATAGCTATAGGTCTTGATGTAGGTACTACGAAGATTGTAGCTATGGTAGGAAGGAGAAATGAATATAATAAAGTTGAGATTTTAGGTATAGGGAGATCTAAAAGTATAGGTGTTCATATAGGTGTTGTGAACAATATCACTCAGACAATAGAAGCCATTCGTGAAGCTGTGTCAGAGGCAGAACATAGTTCAGGTTTAAAAATTAAAGAAGTAGTTGTTGGAATTGCAGGACAACATATTAGAAGTCTACAACATAATGATTATATTACAAGGTTAGATTTCGAAAATGTTATTAATCAAAAAGATATACAAAAATTAATAGATCAAGTTCATCAACTGGTGATGCTTCCAGGAGAAGAAATAATTCATGTTCTTCCACAAGAATACAAAGTAGATAGTCAAGCAGAAATAGTAGAACCTATAGGAATGTATGGAAGTCGTTTAGAGGCAAATTTTCATGTAGTGGTAGGACAAATTTCTTCAATTAGAAATATTGGAAGATGTGTAAAAGCAGCAGGATTGAATTTGGCAGGAATGACTTTAGAACCTTTAGCTTCTGCAGAAGCTGTATTAAACATGGAAGAAAGAGAAGCTGGTGTGGCTTTAGTGGATATAGGAGGAGGGACGACGGATATTGCTATCTTTAAAGATAACATTATTAGACATACAGCCGTTATCCCTTTTGGGGGAAATGTAATCACTGAAAATATTAAAACAGATTGTTTAATTATTGAAAGACAAGCAGAATTGCTAAAAATAAAATTTGGATCCGCGTGGCCTGGTGAAAATAAAGAAACAGAAATTGTTTGCATTCCTGGATTAAGAGGTCGTGATCCTAAAGAAATTTCTTTAAAACGTCTTTCCCAAATTATCCATACAAGGGTATGCGAAATTTTGGAACAAGTAAATATAGAAATAAAAAATTATGGAAATGAGGAACAAAAAAAACGACTTATAGCAGGATTAGTGATGACAGGAGGAGGATCTCAATTAAAGCATATTCGTCCTTTAACAGAATATATTACGGGAATGGATGTTCGTGTAGGATATTCAAATGAGCATATTGCAGGAGGAGAAAATGGAATGATAAGTAATCCAGAATATGCAACTTCTATAGGACTGGTTATTAAAGGATTAGAAGATAATAAAATTTGTACAGAAATGATTTCTAGATATGATGAGGAAAATTCTTATGAGTTTTTTCCGATTTCTAATCGTAGATCTAATTATAACAAGGATTCTTTTCAAAAGAAGAAAAAAAATAAAAAAAAATCTAAATCTTTTCTTGAAATTTGGGCAGATAAATTCCGTCAAATATTGAATGATACAGAATAA